A region of the Brienomyrus brachyistius isolate T26 chromosome 10, BBRACH_0.4, whole genome shotgun sequence genome:
TAAAACGGCAAGGATGAAAATAattatgattggttcagagggcACACACAGAGCTCATTGATTGCTTTTTTAACATATGCTAGATCCCACCATACAATTTTTCATTCTAGGAACATGTTCAGTTTTCCCAATGTTCCCAGAATGTTACCCCACTACTAGAACTGCTACAACTACAAACAATAATGCAGAAACAATTAAGGGACATGGGACAGAAGTTGGTAACACCACATTATACCTCCATGGGTTCAAGGATGGATGTCATGTTCTCAGTGTACACACACCACAAAAGCACTTCTATAAAATATTTTGTTATGAAAtaatattgttcaaaattaaaattacattaaaaggatgtTCAGGTAATAATGCTATTGTGCTAACACTAGCAGAACCTTTGTTATAATGTAAAACATTTAAACAATGTTCCATTAATGTTACAGTAAGAACATTTTCTGCCATCTTTGAGAAGTAACATTGGCTAAAGTTCTCGTAATATTCCATGTTAGTTAGAATACTCTTGAGAAGGacaaatcattaaaattgcaacgcctgctagttttgttttctatgacagagtaaaaatattttaatgaaaCTTAAAGACCATATGAAAGTAGGAAACTGATCTCAACCTAGTTTTCGCGACTTTTGTGATGTCAGAATTGCCTGTGCAATACAATATTGGTATTATGCGTATTGCACACTTACTGGctttaaaaacacacatacgttttaaataaagtgtatgtctgtgtccacATTCTGAAGAAACATGAGAAGATGATACAGCTCTCCGGGGTTTACCCTGCCTTGGGCTCTGTACCAGCTGGCATAACCACCACTGTGACCCAGCACGACACCAGTGGTGCATCATTGTCCATTCCACAGGGAGTAAAAAGACAAGTGTGATTATGATTTACATAAGGCTGATTTATACTAATGTTTGTTCAAACTGTAAATCACATCGCAACTGCTTCATTAATATACCTGGGTGGGGGTATGTGACAGTTCTATATAGGACATGACATGTGGAAGTGAAAATGTCGTCATTGGAAAAAATTCAAAACCAACCAAAAAACGTCACAATTGGAGGAAAGTGGGAAGTGGAAATAGGCACCATAAAAGGCTGAGCAGGCAGACAGTCTCTTCCTCAAAAGGTAATCTCAAGTTTCGCATAAGCCATTGATTCTGTATTATATTACTGTTTCTTTGTATTTACTTTTGTCTACAGCGAATTAGAAAGTGAACAGAAAATAGTCCCCCAAACCGTAAAAGTCATCTTCGGGGCTTATGACATACTTCAGCACTTCAAGATATGAGTTACACCATTGATACACCAACTTGAAGGATCTACTGCAGTCATTAAAGTCAGGAAACAAATTTCTAACCTATACTGATATGTATACCAAGCTCTAGGCCTGAAAGCCAAATTACAACAGAAACACAAAGTCAAGGTCCACTAACTAGGGGGATCGATCTCAGCCTGGATTAAACTGTTGTTGACCACTGCTCTAGGCAAAAAGGAAAATGCATACATCACAGGTGAAATCACAGTCCTGACATGCTGCAATTACTGTGTAAAACTTGTTGCTGATCCAACATATCAACTTAAACTTACCTAATATATTTCAATGCATCACATAATAATTAATTCAGGAATACAACTGCAAAGTGGTTTCTGTGGGTTGATCAGACAAATGTCAGGTTTCTAATCTGTACTCTTAACCAAGAAGTTACGTCCTTTAATAATCTCCTCTTGGTCAATCACATTCCATTCAATTGTAGCAGTCAACTATCATCACAAAACACATACATCTGACTGTCATGCGTCAGTCCAACAATGTTCAACTAAGAGAGCCAAGCGAATTTTAGTAAGTTATTTCAGCAATGCAGTCTATTCCATTATGACTGAGTATGACCAGTatattgttccctgcctcgtgcccgttgcttcggggataggctccagacccccgcgacccagtagaataagcggtttggaaaatggatggatggatggatggatgaccagCATATTACGAAGAAGGCTTCCAAGTACTTGATGTTTCCTgtgatatataaaatatatggtgcAACCTTACGATATCATTACATATACAgtacaaaaaacaacaaaaaaacaccaGAGACGACAGACAATTGATCTTTACCTACATAGATTTCGATGGGACCTCGGTCTAAAGCAATCGGTAAACACACAACGTCGCCAAGCGACAACGCCTTTATGCGTTAACACTTGGGAATTGTGAAATGTTACCCATAATAGGAAACATAGTGTGATCAAATACCTAATCGGCCAGTCTAGCATTTCACGCATTACCGGGCTCATACTTTTGCATAATGTTGCGACTTGGGCACAAAATGACGTATTAAATGTTAGTAACAATTAGGTTCTATACCACATTTGACAGTATGCGATGTAACTATACGACGTGCTTGTACAGAAAGAACAGCAGAAACCAACTTAGAAATACATTTAACAGTAAATGAGACTGAACTTAGACAACCCTTCATCAACCTGCTAAGAACATTTCACGATGATTTAAAGAAGTAAACAATTCCTCGGAATCTAAATAATTTAAGCGTATATAAATACTACTTTATCTTATGCTGTTCGATAAGCTACACATGTCACACTCTCCGTTTGCCTTACCGTAGAAATGCCTTCCTAAAATGTATCCTGAACAGCAGGGACCGACCTCTTCTTTGCTAGTTACGTAAAGGTTAAAGAGCCGGATGTGACGATGGATTCGGAGGGGGAGGGATTTACAATAACAGTGGTGGGATATCGGCGAATGCGGGGAATTTGGAAAATTTCGTCGGTCTAAATTACTTGGTTTTATATGCATTGGAGGAATAAAAAATTCTAGAAGAGTATAATTGCCACTGCCATctaaataattaaaactttaaattgtgtgagtaaatggtgtgtgagtttgaCTTGCAACGATTTggcagcccatcctgggttgtcccctgccttacGTCCATTGCCTCCGACCCTGAATGCTGTTTCAGAAAACTGATGGATGGGTCAAATGAAATTTGAACATACCTGAATTTTATGAACCCTTCACATTTTTCTCCCATGTCACACAGAAGTTGGATCAAAGCGTGACCACATTATAACGGCGTATTAATACATTACATGTGcgaaaaagatattattaaATGAGTTTATGTTAATCAAGGGTGATTTTAGGATTTAActcctgggggggggtccccCCACGAGTAAATTTACCGAGGGGGAGTCCCCCAAGATAAAGGCTTCCTGAGCGAAGGGGAGGTCCCGCACGAAAAGAAAAATACCGAGCGGGGGCTACGAAACATACAGGAAAATTCGGTACAGTTCACcaaatgattttataaaaaatatttgGGGCGGGGTGAGGCGAAAATATCAAAAATctatgacattattttatgtTGAGTGTCACTgcggcagggttgccaactctcacgcatctggagtGACGCTCACGGTTTCTGACTGGACAAATACCACAaatgtatattattccattaaaaaCCTAATATTAGCTACACCAAAAGCATTGGGGCAGTTTTATAccatacagactatttacaaggtaataaaactgttacatacatgtgaaTGCATATGTGTACAGACTCGTTTCCAATTGAAAAGCTCACGCCTGTCCGCTGACCAAAGCTGGGAACCCTGCTGTGGGCTCATCTCCAGGCTGGGGGGTGAGGATTCCACCCTTAAACATAACCACGTGTGCTCTGTGGAGATCAAAAGGACCAacagtaattaaataattacaaaaaaataccCCAATGTATAAATTTATATGTGTATAAACGTAGATGGAGGTCGCGAGTTGCTTTCACTATGAAAAATGACCGCCACCCGGGCCTGGAATGACAAAAAGGGAGAATTTccgaggtggtggggggggcgcttACCTGTCCTGCCTTTCAGAAACAAAATCTGAGGCGGTTGGATATAAAACAATTGTACAAATTAAGATTCTACTACAACAAGTTTTCTCACGCGCGCTTCCACACGCAAACAGAACACGGCTGCTGCGTTTAGAAAAAGGCGCCAATGCGTGGCACGCGCCTAACCGTCAGCACTCGTAAAAAAACCGAATTGGGATTATAAAACGTAAAATGTGGCATTATTTATCATAGTTCCCTCAGAACGAAGACAGAATGGGCTGGTCTTTGGCATTAATCTCCCATTCCGTGCCTGCCACTACCAATTATTGTAACATGGTCTCCATACAGAGGCTTTTAAAAGACCAATAAGGTACTGGAATTAGTGGAACGAAGTTTCAAATTCACATTTGAAACATTCGATCGCTTGCTGACTGAACCTTGCTTGCTTGCTGAGAATTATACGTGCTTTTGCTCAGTTCCACGAGAATAGCAGGGGACAAACAATGGGTGCGTTAACTGATAACGAACAATCTTAGCAAATAACGAACAAAATATCAAAAACAGGTATAAAAAAAACAACGAAGTCTTTATTATCCGATATTTAACGGACGAACAAACGTAGTTCGTTGTCTCCTTCCCAGCGCCCATGTGAGAAAAGCAAAGCCGGTCCATAACATAAACACTGATCCcacatattttatttttgcaatatgTTACACTGTGTCTCAGTAGGCTTCTCAGTTAAAAAATAACTTTGTCACTTACGCACTTGAAACGATTCTTTCAATAACGAACACAAAACAGCTCACGTTACTCACACTACAATGGggaaaacaacaatatcaaactGACCTGATACACGTAGTTGGTAATCATAACCGTAGGAAACATCATATAGACCAGCAAATTGACTACTTGGACAGTACTGTCTGCCATTTCTGGATAGCTGCCATCGTCATTGCTGGCAGTAAAGAGTAATTCACCTTTGCAGGATGTGACAGTCTACGGCCCATCAAGATCAGGCTGCTCCTCTCTGCTGTCCTCAGATCATGCAGGACTAAAAGACCACTGGGATGAACACTTCAGCAAGATGTTTAACAGACTCTACAGCACTCAGCCAGGTCCCTCAACAACCAGtctgaaaatatcttgacacaTCCCCCTCTAGCAATGAGATTAAGAAAGCCATCCTCCAGACCAACTCAGGCAATGCATCGGGTAAAGACGGCATATCTGCTGAGATATACAAAGCAGTGGGTCCCCATGCCCTCAAGGCCTTTCACAATGTATTGCAGAGCATCtgggaggagaaaaaaatgCCAGACAACTTCCATGACACCCAGATTATTTCACTTTACAAAAACAAGGGTAGCAAATCAGACTGGGGGAACTACAGGGGCATCTCACTCCTCTCAATCGCTGGCAAGATTCTCGCTCCAATCATCCTCATCTGATTCATCACTGTGTCTGAGGACATTCTTCCAGAGACACAGTACGGCTACAGCTCAGGCTGAAGCCCCGTGGAAAAGATCTATGCTTTGAGGCAGCTGCAAGAAGAGTGCATTGAACATAACATGACTCTATACTCTGTATTTATTCACCTGACGAAAGCCTTCAGTACTGTCAACAGGAAGGATCTTTGAACAGTCCTCAAATGCATTGGATGGCCCCAGAAattcctgaaaatcatccagctTCTCAGTGAAGGCATGACAAATCCCTTTGAGTTCAGCAGTGGAGTGCAGCATGCATGCTCATGCATGCTGTTTCGCAGTGCTTAAGAGATATGGGTGCATATTCGATATCGTCTTGATGGTTCCCTCTTTGACCTTTGTCGCCTCACCACCAGAACAAAGTGCCATCACTACCTTCTTCAGGAAGCCCTCTTCGTCGATGACTGCGCACTTGTGGCCCACAAAGTGTCCGACCTACAGCTTACGCTAGACTGCCTCTCTGAGGTATGAAAGCTGTTCGGCCTgacaatcagcctcagcaaaaCTAAGGTGCTCCCCCAACCTGTGCCTAACATCAGTCCTCCAGCACCAAACATCACCATAGATGGCATTCAGCTTTCAAATATTCAGTCATTCAAATATCTGAAAAGGACCAACTCCTTGGGTCCTTGGACTATGAAATCAACACTTGCATCTGCAAAGCAAGTCAGGTGCTTGGGACACTTTGGAACAGAGTTCGCTGTTGACAAAGCTGAAGGCGTACAAGGTGGTGGTCCTCCCAACTCTCCTTTATGGCTGAGTCATGGACTCTGTATTGCAGACATATCAAGAATCTAGAAAacatttgcatgtgtgtgcttCAATCCATACTGCTACAGCGTGCCGAGTCAAACAGCATAAAATCCGTATTCATCAAAGCTCAGcttcaatgggggggggggcatgtcaaGACTCAGTCAAGGATAACCTCCACTGGTGCAAGATCCAACCAAAGTGGTTGGAAAAGTATGCCAGGGACAGACCATGCCAATGAACCACAATCCAACAAGCCACCACCCACTTCGAGGACAACCAGTGCTGAAAACTCATCACAGCCAGGATAAAGCATCACAGTGCAGTACCAGCAGAGATCACAACCACCGACTTCCAGTGCCCCTACTCTTCCGGATTATGTGCTTCAGGGCTGCAAAACCACCTCAGAGCACACAGATTAATTGAGCTATAACACGTCATCTCCAGATCCTAAAGATAACCATGATTTGTCAAAGGTGCAGATTCATCCAAAACCAGACTAACCACTGTATGTGTGACATCATTGACATTTGTACTAAACAGAAGATCACATTACCGTATTAATACATTTTAGGGAGTTTCTACCATTTAGGTGACATGTCATAATAATTCTCTCCGCCACAGTCAAAGAGGGTGGCTGAATCACAAAGGTGATTCAAAAATGGTCGGAGGAGGACTTATTCAATGGGCATACAGACGCACGATGAACATAAACTCTGTGAGCAATAATCAAGTCTAGTGCATGATTGTGCACAAGCTTTGATCCTGTTATGTGCTGATTACATCCAGGAAAGACAAGAAACTTTTGCTAAAGGCACCAGTCTCTATGTCCACATGTATAACGAAATCTTCAAATATGATAATACTCTCTTATTAATGACTAAGTCAGGGAGAAGTTCTCCAAATTCAGTCAGAAACTGTGCGTATGATCCAGATGGCCTTTTACAAATTTTATTCTTAGACTTTTGGCTGAATAGCAACTAAACCCCATGGTCCCACAAAAAGTATCAATCAGAATAAATATACAATACTTTTACAAATGTGAAAAACAGATGCAAACAAGGGTGACACTCACCCTTAAACATAAGCAGTTCATTAATATAACATCCAGTTAATTTGATTTTTGCGTGTGGTATATCACCTTAAACAAAATGACAGAAACCAAATCAAATCAATTCAATGGAAACAACAAATCAAAATGACCATGCTTCAGTATGTCAAGCCTTTTCATCACACCCCTTCCCCAATCTGCACAGTTACAAACATCTGTCTTCCTTATTTTTTAAACTGGACAAATTCAACTATCAAAATGAAGAATTACATCTATTAGCACTTCCGTAATTACTGAAATACTTAAAGCTGACAGTTCATAAAAGAATGTTTTTCCTATGGGTGCGACTCACCTTAATTTTTATCTAAACCACAGCGTCATCTACGGACCCCCCCCCATAGAACCTATAAATGCAGCCGCTGTGCTGTTCTGCAGCTCAGCCCTCCACAATTCGCTTAAGTATGGTACCCAGGCTGCCTTTTGCCATCTGCAGTGGAGTCTTTTCCTCCTTATTCTCAATATAGATACTGGCGCCGTGTTCTACGAGCAGCTTGGCGGCCTCCACACGCTCTTCATCACATGCCAGGTGTCTGAGAGGACGTTCACAGATGGAGTGTTACTCAGGTTGGAAGGTTTGCATAGACAACATTAAACTGAGTGGACAATATGCAGAATGCACATGTTATCGCATACAAACATAACTATGCAGTGCTAACAGACAGTCTTGGGACACTTGCattattcagtaaaaatactgCGAACACATGTGAAATAATTTTGTAACAATTTcaacaaaaatcattacttttttcgtttacaaaaaatacatcacattaaaaacaatcagtagttttaagtaaaGCATTCATTTGATGCACTAATAAATTGAAGCCCCTTTTAAAATAGGAACACATTTTtaatgacaaacaaaaacaaatatgtGTGTTTTATATTCCTTTGGGAACCAATGAACACAACAGCAATTAATACTTGAATGGccagaacagaactgaatgactCGGTAAAGAAAAAGCatgacacttaataaaaagaaaacgtcTGTGCAGAACATATGTGCGGATATGTTAGACATCGCATGTCAATGGACTTCTGTGACGAAACCAATAAATCTGCAGCATTTTTACAAAATTATACTAGCATCCCAAGACTGCCTGAGATAAACTAAACAAGATGGAGAAAAACAAGGATAAAGTACAAAACAATCATGTCCTCCTACTCACAGGGCTGTGTTTCCTTGGGAATCCTGGATATTTGTGGAAGCACTCTGCTTCAGGAGAAGCTGTATGAGACGGTAGTTTCCTTTTGCAGAAGCTCTGTGCAGGGGAGTAGAGTCCAACTTGTCTGTGACATTGGGGTCGGCTCCATTTTCCAACAACATAAGGGcaatctataaaaagaatttgCACATAAATCAAACATAATCGGCAGATCCTGCTTACTTGCCATGAGATGATTTTTGTTCATAACTATACTACAAAATATGTATCTTGTTCGTGTGACATAACTCTAGATATTAACAACAACCATGTAAACAGTGATATTTATGCGCCGCATAGcatatattttataaaatgGGACGTGCAAAACATGACCGAACAAATACAGTTTCAAGTTCTGTCACATACAATAGTgcaaagataaaaaataaataaggttAAAATAAGAATAACAGTAAAAtatcacaataaaaataaacagcaatgATATCATGACCTGTATTTATCTAAGGCAGTGATCTGGAAGACACAAGATAAAAATTTAGAAATAGTATAAAGAGCATAATGTGTCATATTAACTATTTGGAATCTTCATTTAGTGTGGGCACAGCTTAAGGACAGAAATGATAGATACTCACATATAAGAATACAAGAGTATTCTTATGAATGTGcctatatttatttttgtatttatttaccaGAAGCTTTGTCCAAAACGAAATACAAGTGAATAATCAGGCAGCGGGATCGGGTAGTACCTCTAGAGGAACTGGGGTAGTGGGCCGAGCTCAAGGGGGCAATAGTGAACCCAATATGCCAGGTATGGGTTTGGACTGGCGACCTTGCGATCACGAGTCACAACCCCCAGAGTCACACACTATCCAGTCTTGGTCACAGTGCCTTAACCCTGACCCTGCCCATCCCTCACTTTTATACTTCGTTTAGTGTCCATGTGGACAAGGATATTGGTGTGTTCCACTTGAACTCTAAAGTCGGAATTTGGAGTCGGAATCTTGATCTGGAATGCCCCCTGAAGTCGGAGCCCCGACTCGGAAAGTTGAAGGAAACGCAGCAGCTCTAAGGTCAGAATTCAAGTTGGCAGCCACCCTTCAGCAACATAAGTGAAGGCTGAACTGGGGATTGTACTGGAATTCTGTAAGCTCAGGTGTGACCTCAGCTTTGAGTTTAGCGGTAAATGGACCGCAGCATATGTATCTGTCATTCCATTCTGGATGCCCTACCTCATATCTGTCCTTAGAGGCAGCGTAGTGCAGTGGTGTACAGCCATTCTGGTTGACAGGGTTCAGCTCTGCTCCTTTGCTTATCAACGCTCTCACGATTTCGTCTCTGCCAGCAGATGCTGCGATGTGTAGTGGTGTCCAACATGCCTGAAATGTCAGGGCGATATATGAAAGCATGATGGATAAAAAGTATGCGTTTTGTATTTCTCAATTATtcgttttttaaattaattttaagcaTGAATTATGGACTAATCTGTTATTAAACGGTACATAAAATTCACACTTACTTACATCATCTTTAAGATTAACCTCGACCCCAAAATTCAACAGGAATTGTACTATATCAGTGTGACCCGCTGAACATGCCCAGTGAAGAGCGGTTCTGTGGTCctggtgggaaaaaaaaatcatacaggTCTGACAGAAAGTTAACCATAGTCAGTTTTTAGCAGGTTACCAGTCAGGAAACCACCTGACTCAGAAACGAGTTTAATGCTTAGTAAACATCATCATTTGTACTAAAATAGCATACACGTTGGCCCATACTGCATACTAAATCGCCAGTCATTCAACCCCAGGACTATGTGCATCCGACTCACCAAACTGTCCTGAAGCAATTCTGCAACAGCTAACGATGTAATTTTAATTATACATCTTACCTGGTCTGTTTTGGTAGCCAGTGATTTATCAGACAGTATGCACTGTTTTAACTGGTCAAACTTCCCAGCATAAGCAAAATTGCAAACTTCTAAATTCGACACTGAACCTTCCATAGTTACTGCCCCAGCAAGCGGACGTTATTTTCCCCTCCGGTTCACATTTCGCTCAGTTCCTCGTGTCTGCGGTGTTAAAATCATAGATCTACACAAACTAGATTCGTGACGTTTCAAATGGCGCACTGAGCAAATAGAAAACTATGCAAAGTAtataaacttttaaaataaatagaaCTTCCTGAATACATTGAATGATTAAGAAATTACCGTTAGCTATGATATCATTAATGGCAATCCATTATTAAACTTAGCAGTGAAGGGGCGGTTCGAATATTAGCCTGTCTTTACGGATCGCTTGATTTACTCTAGTATTTATACGTCTATACCAATTCCAGATTAGGAATATAATACGCGCGCCATTTCCGGCAAGCTGCAACAGGAACCAACGTTGTCTCGCTTTGTTTCTGGGGGGGATTTAATGCAGGCGTACTTGCATGAAAGATACGCTGGCAGCCTGTCTCACGTACGAACGCTAATATCGGGCTTGAGACTGCACGAGCGGGAGACTATTGAACTTAATTGTTTTAAACCATCTAGCATACTCATGGCCTCAACAGTAGTAAGTTTAGACGTTCAGTTGATTTGTTTGTTATCCAGTTTGTACCTGTTTGCTTCTCAGAAGTACAGTACCAACACTTTGTTACATCCAGTCAGCTTATTCATGCGTTtgtgaagatgaatggatggattgatggaataAGTTAATTGCATCTGAGAAGGCTTGTTCCTTTTTTATTTTGCTGTTTAATTGTGAACTGTAAATATAATATCGACGTAATGTATGACACGTGATTGGGAACATtcgctatttaaaaaaaaatactaatccTTAAATGTCCACAAAAGGTTAAAATGCGATGGGGTGGTATATTTGTATTTGCCTAATGCATTTACGCATACAGTTCTTATGGCCTCAGCTGAGGAATTCCTTGGTTAGCCGGGTTTAGTCAACATGAGCTTAAAAGATGCTGCAGTGCAACTGATCATTtaccacattttttttgtaatcttCAGGATTTCAGGACGCACGTAGATCAATCATGTAGATATTCTGAGGAATTTGTCAATATTTATTATGACTGCATGGACAAGAAAAGGAGGGTATGTATTATTATCATTCTGGCTAACTCCTTGTACATTGTgctgttttatgtttatattattgcactaatATACATTGTCTTTTTAAATCAATTTTACACAAGCACCTTACAAGACTATACCTGGACAAAGCCACTCTCGTGTGGAACGGTAATGCCGTCTCTGGCCACGATGCCCTAGGGGAATTTTTCGAGTCCCTGCCATCAAGTGAATTCCAGGTTCACACACTGGATTGCCAACCAGTGCATGGTAAGGAAATGAGCAGGCCTGCATTAATGGTCTCTGTTTATGTTATGGATTATTTTAGCAACTTATGGTACAATGACCCATGTAAAAATTCACTTTCAGATCAAGCAACCCAAGGACAGACAACTCTGTTGGTAATTACTGGAGGGTCTGTCAAGTTTGATGGCAACAAACAGCACTATTTTAACCAGAACTTTCTTTTGACCGCTCAAGCATCCCCAACAAGCGACCAGCCTGTGTGGAAGATAGCAAGTGACTGTTTCAGATTCCAAGACTGGGCCAGCTGAAGCTATGTTATACATATTTTAAGCTACTCTTTATAAAAACCATAACCATGTGAAATTTgtgaataaaatctttaaatatTTGAATACAAAGCCAAACAAAATGTCACAAATACTTAAATTTTATTGTACACAACAGATACATTAACCAGGAAAGGCGTGTAGCTGTCCCATTATCAAAACACAAAAATCACAATTGAATAAATATCAGTATTCAAATCAAAAATTAAGAAAGATTGCATTGGAAATGACACATTACTTCCAAACTTGAAACAATGTTTGGCATTTGTTAAACCCTGAGGCCTCCCAGAATGCATTTCCTTCTTGTGTTACTGTTTTATTTCCAGTGACACCAGTCATGCAATTTGTCTTTAATTTGCTGTGCCAGACTTCGcaggtgaaatattttttttaaattggagAGGAAAACGATAAAATAatttcaccccccaccccttcccaaacaaaaacaaaatgcagcaAGTATCAGACAAGACATTGTTTGTGTTCTTTCAATCAGAAAGAGACTGCTCAAATTACTCATTTTAGCGTTTAGTGCAATTGACTGTATTTTGTCAATTTCTGAATCTGGCTAAGAGTGTACAATTGTATATTGTCTAATCCTAATTTGATGAAATCTGCAGGCATGTAAAcagaaaatgcccaaaataccTAAAATCAACTGGAGGGAATATAAACATTGAAATTTAGTGTCCCTTTCATGTGCTTTACAAAGTCATAACCAAACTATTTCACTATTTCAGGCACTTCTAGACACAACTTGTCTGCACATTTTCTTCatttctacacacacacacacacacacacacaacctagTGGTCTACAATTTACAGTCAACTGAAAGATCTATTACACAATCATGACACATggtattaacaaaaaaaagttttaaaaaaatgacaagttaAGAAATAGCCCAGGCTTCAATACAGTTAAAGTTGTATGTGTAAGACAGctaaaggaaaaaaatgtagaTTCCAAATGAATGTAGATTTATGAGTTTGTATTTCAATTTCAGGTTAGTTGTGGCTTGAATATGAATAATCAttttacaaacaaaccaaaccgTTCAAGCATTTCAGATCATCCACCTTCATTCTTCACATTTCTAAAAGTAAACATCGAAAACCTCATGTGCTCATGAACAGTTTCATGTATTTCCAACTCAAGTCATTGCACATCACCTTTTACAATTGTGCAAAATATGAATATCAATATTTCCATGAATAATTATTTACAATTTGGATCAGTGGTGGTCTGACAGATATCTGACAGTGAGATATCTGACAGTGATAAAAGGCTGAGCACAAATTGTGGTACATAAACCCCAGGCAAAAGAATAATCTATAAAGAGGAAAAAGCAGTTCAAATACAAAAAAGTGCAAATAACTGACGCCAAGCAAGATGAATGTGTGCCACCATTTGTGAAGCGTATGTAGATGATGTGGCTAAATTATATGTCTCCGTCCACATCATCCTCAAGCTGACATGGGTCATTTTAACCCCTAAAAAATTAGTTCTGGAATC
Encoded here:
- the psmd10 gene encoding 26S proteasome non-ATPase regulatory subunit 10, with the translated sequence MEGSVSNLEVCNFAYAGKFDQLKQCILSDKSLATKTDQDHRTALHWACSAGHTDIVQFLLNFGVEVNLKDDACWTPLHIAASAGRDEIVRALISKGAELNPVNQNGCTPLHYAASKDRYEIALMLLENGADPNVTDKLDSTPLHRASAKGNYRLIQLLLKQSASTNIQDSQGNTALHLACDEERVEAAKLLVEHGASIYIENKEEKTPLQMAKGSLGTILKRIVEG
- the nxt2 gene encoding NTF2-related export protein 2 produces the protein MQAYLHERYAGSLSHVRTLISGLRLHERETIELNCFKPSSILMASTVDFRTHVDQSCRYSEEFVNIYYDCMDKKRRHLTRLYLDKATLVWNGNAVSGHDALGEFFESLPSSEFQVHTLDCQPVHDQATQGQTTLLVITGGSVKFDGNKQHYFNQNFLLTAQASPTSDQPVWKIASDCFRFQDWAS